Proteins encoded together in one Porites lutea chromosome 2, jaPorLute2.1, whole genome shotgun sequence window:
- the LOC140928515 gene encoding uncharacterized protein has product MKPCCGIRTIKGAIAWVSFIGIAGVLLQLLRSLKSFNDNCKDGESECTKTFWLIAGSSLGGALFLFIAFTIIRHFLVTCFPVACGHRKCIFTGRSSKPLRDILVSVDDNIPCEEDLTEFKDKALAVMNDIRTELEQIMQRTRFQFIFSGSAVERYGIPFMLSYKPTDCACNSTCQINALYTDLDVMFCSLTDKATFSGEGNILVEPLVTDDAGFTGYAKLTSLTPGYQGSCVSSKLIRDQAKVAVENTRVSNLPGVPCCCGMSEFTPKIQLHCKGPAMKINIKPLFEVDVTLCFHCAEWPTLSDWPSRPRYWPSVADAQRMISLGCHLVAKPAPSDVDQRSWRFSFSLAEVELSKLVPDVARKCFVALKIILKDHLQPVLPEIGSYHIKTIFLNTLEKVPVGFWTEDNIEECLLTLLTELCDALLSVKCPHHWFSFVNLFIDIDEEDLQRLARKVERIIKDPAPFIFDDGCCCLSPCCFRVPQYNFTRRTSQQFLVDYDEITISVDGNMIPREVQQNNSPNQLPASSSVMPWAQIVSESSLGSSSRPDGLVVTLPPVHNPERRPASFMDDSEMESSRETIPLTVILPPT; this is encoded by the exons ATGAAACCCTGTTGCGGTATACGGACCATTAAAGGTGCCATCGCATGGGTCTCCTTCATTGGAATAGCTGGCGTTCTCCTACAATTGCTGCGCAGCCTTAAGAGCTTTAATGACAACTGTAAAGATGGGGAATCTGAATGTACAAAAACGTTTTGGTTAATTGCTGGATCTTCACTAGGTGGTGCACTGTTTCTGTTCATTGCTTTCACCATAATACGACATTTCTTG GTTACTTGTTTTCCTGTCGCGTGTGGTCACAGAAAATGCATTTTTACCGGACGAAGCTCCAAACCTCTTAGAGATATTCTTGTGTCTGTGGACGACAACATTCCTTGCGAAGAAGACCTAACAGAGTTCAAAGACAAAGCTTTAGCGGTGATGAACGACATCAGGACTGAGCTGGAACAAATAATGCAGAGAACAAGATTCCAGTTTATCTTCTCAGGAAGTGCGGTGGAAAGATACGGGATCCCGTTCATGTTGTCTTATAAGCCCACAGATTGTGCCTGTAATTCAACATGtcaaataaatgctttataCACGGATCTAGACGTGATGTTTTGTTCCCTGACAGACAAAGCAACTTTTTCTGGCGAAGGAAACATTCTTGTCGAACCTCTCGTAACGGATGATGCTGGTTTCACAGGCTACGCTAAGCTAACTTCTCTCACTCCTGGCTATCAAGGAAGCTGTGTTAGTTCAAAACTCATCAGAGATCAAGCCAAAGTGGCTGTAGAAAATACGCGTGTATCAAATCTCCCTGGTGTGCCATGCTGTTGTGGAATGTCTGAGTTTACTCCTAAAATTCAGCTACATTGCAAGGGACCAGCGATGAAGATCAACATTAAACCCCTCTTCGAGGTAGACGTAACTCTTTGCTTTCACTGTGCCGAGTGGCCTACGTTAAGTGACTGGCCTTCTCGACCGAGGTACTGGCCCAGTGTTGCTGATGCGCAAAGAATGATATCACTTGGTTGTCACCTGGTGGCAAAGCCAGCACCGAGTGACGTGGACCAAAGAAGTTGGAGATTCTCGTTCTCTTTGGCAGAAGTTGAGCTTTCCAAGCTTGTCCCAGACGTGGCAAGGAAATGTTTTGTGGCTTTGAAAATCATCCTAAAGGATCACCTTCAACCGGTTCTCCCTGAAATTGGCTCTTACCACATCAAAACCATTTTTTTGAACACATTAGAGAAGGTGCCGGTTGGTTTCTGGACAGAAGACAACATCGAAGAGTGTTTGCTGACATTGTTAACGGAACTTTGTGATGCCCTGCTGTCCGTGAAATGTCCCCATCACTGGTTTAGTTTCGTCAATTTATTCATTGACATTGACGAAGAAGATCTCCAGCGTCTAGCAAGGAAGGTAGAAAGAATAATTAAAGACCCGGCTCCTTTCATTTTTGACGATGGTTGTTGTTGTCTGTCCCCATGTTGTTTCCGTGTGCCTCAGTATAATTTCACTCGCCGAACTAGTCAACAGTTTCTTGTCGACTACGACGAGATTACCATATCTGTAGACGGGAATATGATCCCAAGAGAAGTCCAACAAAATAACTCTCCCAATCAATTGCCAGCATCTTCTTCCGTGATGCCATGGGCACAAATCGTTTCAGAAAGTTCTCTAGGATCAAGTTCAAGACCTGATGGGCTTGTGGTAACTCTTCCTCCAGTACATAATCCCGAAAGAAGGCCTGCATCATTTATGGATGATTCAGAAATGGAGTCGTCAAGAGAGACAATACCTTTGACTGTTATTTTACCGCCCACATag